A genomic segment from Aegilops tauschii subsp. strangulata cultivar AL8/78 chromosome 1, Aet v6.0, whole genome shotgun sequence encodes:
- the LOC109760732 gene encoding uncharacterized protein, translating into MASVKLAAALALVAVCAALAATPATAFPPESCATQGSYFINCLRRGFGERCCAMVENPRCFCQVEREAEIRCVPGRSCPSRGIAKVVKVAEMHLSCMRNLKCKRA; encoded by the coding sequence ATGGCGTCCGTGAAGCTCGCCGCCGCGCTCGCTCTTGTAGCCGTGTGCGCCGCGCTCGCGGCGACGCCGGCCACGGCGTTCCCGCCCGAGagctgcgcgacgcagggcagcTACTTCATCAACTGCCTTCGCCGCGGGTTCGGCGAGAGGTGCTGCGCCATGGTGGAGAACCCCAGGTGCTTCTGCCAGGTGGAGCGGGAGGCCGAGATCCGCTGCGTGCCCGGGCGGAGCTGCCCCAGCCGTGGCATTGCCAAGGTCGTGAAGGTCGCCGAGATGCACCTCTCCTGCATGAGGAACCTCAAGTGCAAGCGTGCCTAA